From the Desulfonispora thiosulfatigenes DSM 11270 genome, one window contains:
- the rimI gene encoding ribosomal protein S18-alanine N-acetyltransferase — translation MCDEENQVIIRPMDFDDIEQIVEIEKACFSSPWSAYAFECELHDNQFANYLVVALAEDESKLVGYGGLWVIIDEGHITNIAILPEYRGKKLGELLMLNLIQIALAKDTTRMTLEVRASNNAAIKLYEKFGFKTEGVRKGYYIHPREDALIMWAKLV, via the coding sequence ATGTGCGATGAAGAAAACCAAGTAATTATTAGGCCTATGGATTTTGATGACATTGAGCAGATTGTAGAGATTGAAAAGGCTTGTTTTTCTTCTCCATGGTCTGCTTATGCTTTTGAATGTGAGCTACATGATAATCAATTTGCAAATTATTTAGTAGTTGCCTTGGCTGAAGATGAAAGTAAATTAGTAGGCTATGGAGGTTTATGGGTAATTATAGATGAAGGTCATATTACTAACATTGCTATTTTACCAGAATATAGAGGGAAAAAACTTGGTGAATTACTAATGTTAAATTTAATCCAAATTGCATTAGCTAAAGATACAACCCGTATGACTTTAGAAGTTAGGGCAAGTAATAATGCTGCCATAAAACTTTATGAAAAGTTTGGATTTAAGACTGAAGGAGTTCGAAAAGGGTATTATATTCATCCAAGAGAAGATGCTTTAATCATGTGGGCAAAATTAGTGTAA
- the sdaAA gene encoding L-serine ammonia-lyase, iron-sulfur-dependent, subunit alpha — protein MNFNSIEDLIIESERRLISIGQLVKEWEAEKKEISITEVEEKMRTNWGIMKESIILGINNPQKSMGGLIGGEGRRLHDYCLTQKTLSGNLVNLAVARALAVLEVNASMGKIVAAPTAGSSGIIPGVLLTMQEHLGVDDDRVIDALFTSSGFGIIIAQKASVSGAAGGCQAECGSAAGMIAASVVELSGGSPRQAGHACAMVLKNILGLICDPVAGLVEVPCAKRNALGASLSLTCADMALAGIKSVIPIDEVIVTMGEVGRCLPESLRETSKGGLAVTPTGKKIAKKIFTEKK, from the coding sequence GTGAATTTTAATAGTATAGAAGATTTAATTATAGAAAGTGAAAGAAGGCTAATTAGTATCGGACAGTTAGTAAAAGAATGGGAAGCAGAGAAAAAAGAAATATCAATTACTGAAGTTGAAGAAAAGATGCGCACAAACTGGGGTATAATGAAGGAATCAATTATTTTAGGAATTAATAATCCTCAAAAGTCCATGGGGGGACTAATTGGTGGTGAAGGAAGAAGGCTGCATGATTATTGTTTAACGCAAAAAACTTTATCGGGTAATTTGGTTAACCTAGCAGTAGCAAGAGCGCTCGCTGTTTTAGAAGTAAATGCATCGATGGGAAAAATAGTGGCAGCTCCAACTGCTGGTTCTAGCGGAATAATTCCTGGAGTATTATTAACGATGCAAGAACATCTAGGGGTAGATGATGATAGGGTAATAGATGCTTTATTTACATCTTCGGGGTTTGGGATTATTATTGCGCAAAAGGCTTCTGTATCAGGAGCGGCGGGTGGATGTCAGGCTGAATGTGGTTCGGCAGCTGGCATGATTGCAGCTAGCGTAGTAGAATTATCCGGGGGATCTCCAAGACAAGCTGGTCATGCTTGCGCAATGGTTTTAAAGAATATTTTAGGATTAATTTGTGATCCCGTAGCAGGGCTTGTTGAAGTGCCATGTGCAAAAAGAAATGCTTTGGGTGCCTCTCTTTCCCTGACTTGTGCTGATATGGCTTTAGCCGGTATTAAAAGCGTTATTCCAATAGATGAAGTAATTGTAACGATGGGAGAGGTAGGAAGATGCTTGCCTGAATCCTTGCGCGAAACATCAAAAGGCGGCTTAGCCGTAACCCCTACAGGTAAAAAAATTGCAAAAAAAATATTTACTGAAAAAAAATAA
- a CDS encoding amidohydrolase yields MLALTNARIITMEDVDYDKGTILIKDGEILAIGENIEIPKNYEILDVNGKYILPGFIDAHTHIGIIEEIYQIEGDDVNEITDPITPALRAMDGVNPYDIGFDDAIAGGVTTVMVAPGSANVIGGLVCILKTGGETLADKLINSEAGLKIAFGENPKSVYGEEKKMPYTRMASISLLRETFIEGINYLNKEDQERDLQNEAIAKVLNKEIPLRAHAHRADDILAALRVAKEFDLKIIIEHATEGHKIIKELKKENVSVVVGPSLGNRSKVELRESSFKTPGILAKENIEVALTTDHPETPIQYLNICAALAVREGMLEKEALKAITINPARILGIDKKVGSLKVGKQADVVIWNNHPLNIMSKPQSVYIRGKKFL; encoded by the coding sequence ATGCTAGCTCTTACAAATGCTAGAATCATCACCATGGAAGATGTAGATTATGACAAAGGAACAATTTTAATAAAAGATGGAGAAATATTAGCGATTGGTGAAAATATAGAAATTCCAAAGAATTATGAAATCCTAGATGTTAATGGGAAGTATATTTTACCAGGTTTTATCGATGCACATACACATATAGGTATTATCGAGGAAATTTATCAAATAGAGGGTGATGATGTAAATGAAATAACAGACCCCATCACCCCAGCGCTTAGGGCAATGGACGGAGTTAATCCTTATGATATAGGTTTTGATGATGCAATAGCAGGAGGAGTAACAACTGTAATGGTTGCACCTGGAAGTGCCAATGTTATTGGTGGTTTAGTTTGTATTTTAAAAACAGGTGGAGAAACTTTAGCTGATAAACTTATTAATAGCGAAGCAGGATTAAAGATAGCTTTTGGCGAAAACCCTAAAAGTGTATATGGTGAAGAAAAGAAAATGCCTTATACCAGGATGGCTTCGATTTCCCTTTTAAGAGAAACTTTTATTGAAGGTATTAATTACTTAAATAAAGAGGATCAAGAAAGAGATTTACAAAATGAAGCGATTGCTAAGGTTTTAAATAAAGAAATCCCTTTAAGAGCCCACGCACATAGGGCTGATGATATTTTAGCGGCTTTAAGAGTAGCTAAAGAGTTTGATTTAAAGATAATCATTGAACATGCAACCGAAGGGCATAAAATTATTAAGGAACTGAAAAAAGAAAATGTCTCTGTTGTGGTAGGACCATCTTTAGGTAATCGGTCAAAAGTAGAGCTAAGAGAAAGTAGTTTTAAAACACCAGGGATTTTAGCAAAGGAAAATATAGAAGTAGCTTTAACTACAGACCATCCTGAAACCCCTATACAATATTTAAATATTTGTGCAGCTCTTGCAGTAAGAGAAGGTATGCTAGAAAAAGAAGCATTAAAAGCTATTACCATAAATCCTGCACGTATTTTAGGAATAGATAAAAAGGTAGGCAGTTTAAAGGTAGGTAAACAAGCAGATGTAGTTATCTGGAATAACCATCCACTTAACATTATGAGTAAGCCTCAAAGTGTCTACATTAGAGGAAAAAAATTCCTTTAA
- a CDS encoding histidinol-phosphatase HisJ family protein, with translation MFNYLVDYHVHTHNSFDSTETMLGHCERAVEMGLKEIVFTEHFDLNPYDEGLGHFNYEKYAKEIGECREVYGDKILIKKGLELGEPHLYKTRHEEMLKDKDFDFLLGSVHYLGDTVLHSDYTGRKEEVVYEQFFSEVLNSAKKGDFHILGHIDVLKRYVPSNYKKFMAKDHEEMIREILKETIKNDKGIEVNTSGIRQAVGDYLPTLEIVKWYHELGGNIITVGSDAHTAKHVGMHIKEAIDALREMGFKTISTYTKGQRSEVRI, from the coding sequence ATGTTTAATTATTTAGTAGATTATCATGTTCATACACATAATTCTTTTGATAGCACCGAAACCATGCTTGGTCATTGTGAACGAGCAGTTGAAATGGGATTAAAAGAAATCGTTTTTACAGAGCATTTTGACCTAAATCCTTATGATGAAGGTTTAGGACATTTTAATTATGAAAAATATGCTAAGGAAATAGGAGAATGTAGAGAAGTTTATGGAGATAAAATATTAATCAAAAAAGGCCTGGAATTAGGAGAGCCCCATCTTTATAAAACTAGGCATGAAGAAATGCTAAAGGATAAAGATTTTGACTTTTTACTAGGATCAGTCCATTACTTAGGTGATACCGTGCTACATAGTGATTATACAGGTAGGAAAGAAGAAGTAGTATATGAGCAATTTTTTTCAGAAGTTTTAAATAGTGCAAAAAAGGGAGATTTTCATATCCTAGGTCATATAGACGTTTTAAAAAGATATGTGCCAAGTAATTATAAAAAGTTCATGGCCAAAGACCATGAAGAGATGATTAGAGAAATCTTAAAAGAAACTATTAAAAATGATAAAGGGATAGAAGTTAATACTTCAGGAATCAGACAAGCAGTGGGGGATTATTTGCCTACCTTAGAAATTGTAAAATGGTATCATGAACTAGGTGGAAACATTATTACAGTAGGTTCTGATGCTCATACAGCTAAGCATGTAGGAATGCATATAAAAGAGGCGATAGATGCTCTCAGGGAGATGGGTTTTAAAACTATTTCTACATATACAAAAGGTCAAAGAAGCGAAGTGAGAATTTAA
- the tsaB gene encoding tRNA (adenosine(37)-N6)-threonylcarbamoyltransferase complex dimerization subunit type 1 TsaB: MLILGLDSSTIVSGVAIFDSEKEVILAESFLNTGNTHSEKFLPLIKSTLEQANLSLKDIEGIAVTKGPGSFTGLRIGMVTAKSLVQVTGTKLMGIKTLDALAYNLFGYSGIICPILNARKSEVYTALYQMQNNELKRISEYLALTPEKLVKLILENGSEVMFLGDGVPEYRAYLEQAIPSLARFASSNNLLTRSSSVAILGAKGFSENKEDSFFTLEPFYLRKSEAEITLEAKQCAMKKTK, from the coding sequence ATGCTTATACTCGGATTAGATAGCTCTACAATAGTATCTGGGGTAGCAATATTTGATAGTGAAAAAGAGGTAATTTTAGCTGAGAGTTTTTTAAACACAGGAAACACTCATTCAGAGAAGTTTTTACCATTAATTAAAAGTACATTAGAACAAGCAAATTTATCTTTAAAGGATATAGAGGGGATAGCCGTCACAAAAGGGCCTGGATCCTTTACGGGACTACGAATTGGAATGGTAACCGCTAAAAGCTTAGTACAAGTTACAGGAACAAAGCTTATGGGCATTAAAACTTTGGATGCATTAGCCTATAACTTATTTGGGTATAGTGGAATTATTTGTCCTATTTTAAATGCACGTAAAAGTGAAGTATATACAGCTCTTTATCAAATGCAAAATAATGAATTAAAGAGAATAAGTGAATATTTAGCCCTAACGCCTGAAAAACTTGTAAAGTTAATCCTGGAAAATGGTAGTGAAGTAATGTTTTTAGGAGATGGAGTACCAGAGTATCGCGCTTATCTTGAACAGGCTATACCAAGTCTTGCTCGTTTTGCTTCAAGTAATAATTTATTAACTCGGAGCTCGAGTGTAGCTATTTTAGGTGCTAAGGGATTTTCAGAAAATAAAGAAGATAGCTTTTTCACCCTAGAACCTTTTTATTTACGTAAATCAGAAGCAGAAATTACCTTGGAGGCAAAACAATGTGCGATGAAGAAAACCAAGTAA
- a CDS encoding class I SAM-dependent methyltransferase: MWDGYSLSYDEQYAHGIKSSGEKSAWSNLLKRELGSSKYILDVGTGTGFLAVLAANLGHTCLGIDLSEKMMEVGKKKVKSEGLSKKVSFEIGDAESLSYEDNTFDVVMNRHLLWTLPDPEKALKEWKRVLKPGGKIIIINGAWSTFGLGQKSISFLGKMLIAIQEQKNPWSGDYEKDLKNKLPLYNNVEPLDIEKILKEIGFSDVSCIDMNDVYKEEVKALPLRYRLAYRHERYTVTGIK; encoded by the coding sequence TTGTGGGATGGGTATTCTTTAAGTTATGATGAACAATATGCCCATGGGATTAAATCTAGTGGAGAAAAAAGTGCTTGGTCTAATTTATTAAAAAGAGAATTAGGATCTTCAAAATATATATTAGATGTAGGTACAGGCACTGGTTTTTTAGCAGTTTTAGCGGCAAACTTAGGTCATACTTGTCTAGGAATAGATTTATCTGAAAAGATGATGGAAGTAGGTAAGAAAAAGGTTAAAAGTGAAGGTCTAAGTAAAAAGGTATCTTTTGAAATCGGAGATGCAGAAAGTTTGTCCTATGAGGATAATACTTTTGATGTGGTAATGAATAGACATTTATTATGGACTTTGCCAGATCCTGAAAAGGCTTTGAAAGAGTGGAAAAGGGTGCTTAAACCAGGTGGTAAAATTATTATTATTAATGGAGCTTGGTCTACTTTTGGGCTAGGACAAAAATCAATATCATTTTTAGGGAAAATGTTAATTGCGATTCAAGAACAAAAAAATCCTTGGTCAGGAGATTATGAGAAAGATCTAAAAAACAAACTTCCGTTATATAACAATGTGGAACCTTTAGATATTGAAAAAATATTAAAAGAGATAGGATTTTCCGATGTTTCTTGCATTGATATGAATGATGTATATAAAGAAGAAGTTAAAGCTTTGCCTTTGAGATATCGTTTAGCCTATAGACATGAAAGATATACGGTTACTGGAATAAAATGA
- the tsaE gene encoding tRNA (adenosine(37)-N6)-threonylcarbamoyltransferase complex ATPase subunit type 1 TsaE, with product MVSIVTKSPQETEYIGKRMAAFLTPGDIISLTGDLGAGKTLLVQGIAKGLGIEDIVTSPTFTIIQQYEEGRIPLYHMDVYRIKDPIEMEDIGYEEYFYGQGVTFVEWGNLIPELFPEEHLKIHITNIEDGREIDFEPVGRHYMDLVEELTGHAYTRIR from the coding sequence TTGGTTTCCATTGTAACTAAAAGTCCACAAGAAACTGAATATATAGGTAAGAGAATGGCTGCATTTTTAACACCAGGAGATATTATTTCTCTAACTGGAGATTTAGGTGCAGGAAAAACCTTGTTAGTACAAGGAATTGCAAAAGGTTTAGGGATAGAAGATATAGTAACTAGTCCAACCTTTACAATTATACAACAATACGAAGAAGGAAGAATTCCTCTTTATCATATGGATGTATATCGTATCAAGGATCCTATCGAAATGGAAGACATAGGATATGAAGAGTATTTTTACGGTCAGGGAGTAACCTTTGTCGAGTGGGGCAATTTAATTCCAGAATTATTTCCTGAAGAACATCTAAAAATACATATTACAAATATTGAAGATGGACGAGAAATAGATTTTGAGCCAGTGGGTCGTCATTATATGGACCTAGTTGAGGAGTTGACAGGACATGCTTATACTCGGATTAGATAG
- a CDS encoding response regulator produces the protein MGVKKGEVLVVDDQLGVRALLSMALKDRGFSVETATNGQEGVDKIKEINSDLVIMDVKMPVKDGVEALYEMKNLYPNTHIIMMTAYSEGYTVEAIKKGGADKFIIKPFDIEYLMNYVDNVFAQKG, from the coding sequence ATGGGGGTTAAAAAGGGTGAAGTATTAGTTGTTGATGATCAATTAGGAGTAAGAGCATTACTTTCAATGGCCCTGAAAGATAGAGGATTTTCAGTAGAAACGGCTACTAACGGGCAAGAAGGGGTAGACAAAATAAAAGAAATCAATTCTGACTTAGTAATTATGGATGTAAAAATGCCAGTAAAAGATGGTGTCGAAGCTTTATATGAAATGAAAAATTTATATCCTAATACTCATATAATTATGATGACTGCTTATAGTGAAGGATATACTGTTGAAGCTATTAAAAAAGGTGGCGCGGATAAGTTTATTATTAAACCTTTTGATATTGAATATCTTATGAATTATGTTGATAATGTATTTGCACAAAAAGGTTAA
- a CDS encoding ABC transporter ATP-binding protein, with protein MEKVLDVNKLSIDFPTPHGIYKAVRNLSFSLYEGEILAIVGESGSGKSVTAKSLLGLIEAPGILKDGIVMINGQNIFSLTSEERCTIRGKRIGMIFQDPNIAFDPVCTIGKQMVETLLNHNLVKNFNEGKNISLEWLEYVGFLDPLRVFNSYSFELSGGMRQRAYIAMVMVLEPQILIADEPTTALDMVNQARVLNLLKKMKQEKNCSIILITHDLSIVANTADRILVMYAGEALEYGEMIDVLYDPSHPYTKALIRSVNMGEKNLKLNVIKGEPPRMNEKISGCSFAKRCEFAGDECLENKPKLTLGSKGKYVRCLKFPKRLGDKL; from the coding sequence GTTAATAAATTATCAATTGATTTTCCAACCCCTCATGGAATTTATAAGGCTGTGCGAAACTTAAGCTTTTCTTTATATGAAGGTGAAATACTAGCCATTGTTGGAGAAAGTGGGAGCGGAAAAAGCGTTACAGCTAAAAGTTTATTGGGATTAATTGAAGCACCAGGTATATTAAAAGATGGAATAGTTATGATAAATGGACAAAATATTTTTTCTTTAACAAGCGAAGAAAGATGCACGATAAGAGGAAAGAGAATAGGGATGATATTTCAAGATCCTAATATAGCCTTTGATCCTGTATGTACAATTGGAAAACAAATGGTTGAAACTCTTTTAAATCATAATTTAGTTAAAAACTTTAATGAAGGAAAAAACATTTCCTTAGAATGGCTTGAATATGTAGGTTTTTTAGATCCCTTACGAGTTTTTAACTCCTATTCCTTTGAATTAAGTGGAGGAATGAGACAAAGAGCTTATATTGCGATGGTTATGGTATTAGAGCCTCAAATTTTAATAGCCGATGAACCTACGACCGCTTTAGATATGGTAAATCAGGCTAGAGTATTAAATCTTCTTAAAAAAATGAAACAAGAAAAGAATTGTAGTATAATTTTAATAACACATGATTTAAGCATAGTAGCTAATACAGCCGATAGGATTTTAGTGATGTATGCAGGAGAGGCTTTAGAATATGGGGAAATGATAGATGTATTATATGACCCTTCTCATCCATATACAAAAGCTTTAATTAGAAGCGTGAATATGGGTGAAAAAAACTTAAAGTTAAATGTTATTAAGGGTGAGCCACCAAGGATGAATGAAAAGATTAGTGGATGCTCTTTTGCTAAGAGGTGCGAGTTTGCAGGTGATGAGTGTTTAGAGAATAAACCTAAATTAACTCTAGGATCAAAGGGTAAATATGTTCGTTGTTTAAAATTTCCCAAAAGGTTAGGGGATAAATTATGA
- a CDS encoding ATP-binding cassette domain-containing protein codes for MIKICTLKKYYQGKGSFLKESTPIKALDGIDLEINEGENLGIIGESGSGKSTLSRLLVSIEKPSEGKIYFENIDINKCSKKQFKEFTKNVQLVFQNPYDSLNPRMNVRNILKEPLDNHFKISQEEKNEKIKQILKDVGLNEKFISSYPHELSGGQRQRIALARALILKPKYIILDEPLASLDVSFQAQILNLLVDLKEKFKITYIFISHDLNAVRYLCEKVAVIYEGKIMEVIPADKLEESTHPYTKLLLSYIPFFKPNDKLKDKGLSSKRLSLGCKDIRKLANQF; via the coding sequence ATGATTAAAATTTGCACTTTAAAAAAATATTATCAAGGTAAAGGGTCTTTTTTAAAAGAGAGTACTCCAATAAAAGCTCTAGATGGAATAGATTTAGAGATTAACGAGGGAGAAAACTTAGGTATTATTGGTGAAAGTGGTTCAGGAAAAAGTACGCTCAGCCGTTTATTAGTTAGTATAGAAAAACCTTCTGAAGGAAAAATATATTTTGAAAATATTGATATAAATAAATGTAGTAAAAAACAATTTAAAGAATTTACTAAAAATGTGCAATTAGTATTTCAAAATCCTTATGATTCTTTAAATCCAAGAATGAATGTTAGAAATATTTTAAAAGAGCCATTAGATAATCATTTTAAAATATCCCAGGAAGAAAAAAACGAAAAAATAAAACAAATATTAAAAGACGTAGGTCTTAATGAAAAATTTATTTCTAGTTATCCTCATGAGTTAAGTGGAGGGCAAAGGCAAAGAATAGCCTTAGCTAGGGCTTTAATATTAAAACCAAAGTATATAATTTTAGATGAACCCTTAGCTAGTTTAGATGTTTCTTTTCAAGCGCAAATATTGAATTTATTAGTAGATTTAAAGGAAAAATTTAAAATCACGTATATTTTTATTTCACATGATTTAAATGCAGTAAGATATCTATGTGAAAAGGTAGCAGTAATTTACGAGGGTAAAATTATGGAAGTAATACCTGCTGATAAATTAGAAGAAAGCACCCATCCATATACAAAACTCTTATTATCATATATTCCATTCTTTAAGCCAAATGATAAATTAAAAGATAAAGGTTTATCTAGTAAAAGATTAAGTTTAGGATGTAAAGATATCAGAAAATTAGCTAATCAGTTTTAA
- the tsaD gene encoding tRNA (adenosine(37)-N6)-threonylcarbamoyltransferase complex transferase subunit TsaD, with amino-acid sequence MKDTIILAIETSCDETAVAIIKNGKEVLANVVSTQIPTHQKFGGVVPEVASRKHLEMMNIVVSEALNKANLNFDDLTHIAVTYGPGLVGALLVGVSCAKALAFASDKPLIGVNHIEGHVYANFLVHKEINLPVICLIVSGGHTNIVKIVEHGKYEFIGQTRDDAAGEAFDKVARSLGLAYPGGPEIQKRAELGCKDAIDFPRSWLEAGSYDFSFSGLKSAVLNYLNQCKMKDIEINTENVAASFQSAVIEVLITKTINAALESEIDTILLAGGVSANSALREEMTLKAKEKGIKVLYPQIEFCTDNAAMIGAAAHYKAIRKEYADLDLNANPNLKFGV; translated from the coding sequence ATGAAAGATACGATAATTTTAGCGATAGAAACTAGTTGTGATGAAACAGCAGTAGCGATAATTAAAAACGGAAAAGAAGTATTAGCCAATGTAGTTTCTACTCAAATACCAACGCATCAAAAATTTGGGGGAGTAGTACCAGAGGTGGCTTCAAGAAAGCATTTAGAAATGATGAATATAGTAGTATCAGAGGCCTTAAATAAAGCTAATTTAAATTTCGATGATTTAACGCATATAGCTGTCACCTATGGGCCAGGTTTAGTAGGTGCTTTGTTAGTAGGTGTTTCATGTGCCAAAGCGCTTGCCTTTGCTTCGGATAAACCTTTAATTGGAGTTAATCATATTGAAGGTCATGTATATGCAAACTTTTTAGTACATAAAGAGATAAATTTACCAGTAATTTGTTTAATTGTATCAGGTGGCCATACTAATATTGTGAAAATAGTAGAGCATGGTAAGTATGAATTTATCGGTCAAACTAGAGATGATGCAGCAGGAGAGGCTTTTGATAAAGTAGCACGTTCCCTAGGACTTGCTTATCCGGGTGGACCTGAGATTCAAAAGAGAGCTGAACTAGGATGTAAAGATGCGATAGATTTTCCAAGATCATGGCTAGAAGCAGGTTCTTATGATTTTAGTTTTAGTGGGTTAAAATCAGCTGTATTAAATTATTTAAATCAGTGCAAGATGAAAGATATTGAAATAAATACGGAAAACGTAGCTGCAAGCTTTCAAAGTGCGGTTATCGAGGTTTTAATAACAAAGACAATAAATGCCGCTTTAGAATCTGAAATAGATACAATTTTACTAGCAGGTGGAGTTTCCGCAAATAGTGCTCTTAGAGAAGAAATGACCCTAAAGGCAAAGGAAAAAGGAATTAAGGTCTTATATCCTCAAATAGAATTTTGCACAGATAATGCTGCCATGATTGGAGCGGCAGCTCATTATAAAGCCATTCGTAAGGAATATGCAGACCTTGACTTAAATGCAAATCCTAATCTTAAATTTGGCGTGTAA
- a CDS encoding helix-turn-helix transcriptional regulator, which produces MKISKRQQEILEIVKGGEPITGDSIAERLNLTRASLRSDLAFLVQIGHLEARPRVGYFYVNKKPYQTIIDKIMKLRVRDFLSVPVVVSENTVIYDAIVALFVNDVGTLFVVSEGEILEGIVSRKDLLKTTLGKVDINQVPVSVIMTRMPNVITTTMEEGLWHAGRKICSHEVDALPVVKEITQDKIIKYKVVGRLSKTNITKAFVDFGLGKFGSEEENDY; this is translated from the coding sequence ATAAAAATTAGTAAAAGGCAACAGGAAATTCTTGAAATTGTCAAAGGTGGAGAACCAATTACAGGGGATAGCATAGCCGAAAGGTTAAATTTAACTAGAGCCTCTCTAAGATCGGATTTAGCCTTTTTAGTGCAAATAGGACATCTAGAGGCGAGACCTAGAGTAGGATACTTTTATGTAAATAAAAAACCTTATCAAACAATCATAGACAAAATAATGAAACTTCGGGTGCGTGATTTTTTATCAGTTCCAGTTGTTGTTTCAGAGAATACGGTTATTTATGATGCAATTGTAGCTCTTTTTGTAAATGATGTCGGCACACTTTTTGTAGTTAGTGAGGGAGAAATCCTAGAAGGAATAGTTTCTCGCAAAGATTTATTAAAAACTACACTAGGTAAGGTGGATATAAATCAAGTACCTGTAAGCGTGATTATGACTAGAATGCCTAATGTTATTACTACCACTATGGAAGAAGGTCTTTGGCATGCTGGGAGGAAAATTTGCAGCCATGAAGTAGATGCTCTGCCAGTTGTTAAAGAAATAACGCAAGATAAGATTATAAAGTATAAGGTAGTAGGTCGCCTTTCAAAAACTAATATTACAAAAGCTTTTGTAGACTTTGGTTTAGGAAAGTTTGGTAGCGAGGAGGAGAATGATTATTAA
- the sdaAB gene encoding L-serine ammonia-lyase, iron-sulfur-dependent subunit beta has protein sequence MGEYGCFDIIGPIMVGPSSSHTAGAVRLGRMAREIAGELPKEVKLMLYGSFAETYKGHGTDLALISGLLGFDTFDERIRSSFTLAKEQGLRFSFITGEKEERFHPNTVKFMITTHAGENLTVIGSSIGGGSVEITEINGHPLRIKGDFPTLITFHNDIPGVISKVSECLARYDINIAFMEVFRKEKRKTATMVVETDEYIPNEAMQEILKIEPISHVRFVQPV, from the coding sequence ATGGGCGAATATGGATGTTTTGATATTATTGGACCTATAATGGTGGGTCCATCAAGTTCTCATACGGCAGGTGCAGTTCGCTTAGGACGGATGGCAAGAGAAATTGCCGGAGAATTACCTAAAGAAGTAAAGCTTATGCTCTATGGTTCCTTTGCGGAAACTTATAAAGGTCATGGCACGGATTTAGCTTTAATCAGTGGCTTACTTGGCTTTGATACTTTTGATGAAAGAATTAGAAGCTCGTTTACATTAGCTAAAGAACAAGGATTGCGGTTTTCGTTTATTACGGGAGAGAAAGAAGAACGCTTTCATCCAAATACAGTGAAATTTATGATTACTACTCATGCAGGAGAAAATTTAACGGTTATTGGATCTTCTATAGGAGGGGGTAGTGTTGAAATAACTGAAATCAATGGACATCCTTTAAGAATAAAAGGAGACTTTCCTACATTAATAACTTTTCATAATGATATACCAGGTGTTATTTCTAAGGTTTCAGAATGCTTAGCAAGGTATGATATCAATATTGCATTTATGGAAGTGTTTAGAAAAGAAAAAAGAAAGACAGCAACAATGGTCGTCGAAACAGATGAATATATTCCCAATGAAGCTATGCAGGAAATTTTAAAAATAGAACCTATTAGTCATGTCAGATTTGTCCAACCAGTTTAA